A window of Leptotrichia wadei contains these coding sequences:
- the ilvD gene encoding dihydroxy-acid dehydratase has translation MQGKKRSNNLTEGAARAPHRSLLKGLGFISEEMEKPIIGIANSFNEIIPGHVHLKNLVQSVKDGIRMAGGVPMEFNTIGICDGLAMNHIGMKYSLVTRNIIADSIEAVAMATPFDAIVFMPSCDKVVPGMLIAAARLNIPSIFVSGGAMLAGVYKGKKIGLSNVFEAVGAYNTGQITRKELNSVEEMACPTCGSCAGMYTANTMNCLTEALGMGLPGNGTVPAVFSERARLAKKAGMQIMEVLKADLRPSDILTREAFENAVAVDMALGGSSNTALHLPAIAHEAGIDLTLSNFNEIAQKTRQICKLSPSGEYFIEDLYRAGGVTGVMKRLLENERLHGDAKTVALQTQGELAKDAFINDDDVIKPWDKPAYKTGGIAVLKGNLAPDGCVVKEGAVDPEMLQHTGPAKVFNSEEEAVEAITGGKIVAGDVVVIRYEGPKGGPGMREMLSPTAMIAGMGLDKDVALITDGRFSGATRGASIGHVSPEAASGGNIAIIQDGDTVEIDIPNRTINIKISDEEIEARKAKLEPFKLQVKGYLKKYAMHVSSADRGAIEILD, from the coding sequence ATGCAAGGGAAAAAAAGAAGTAACAATTTAACAGAAGGTGCAGCAAGAGCGCCACATAGATCGTTGTTAAAAGGATTAGGCTTTATAAGTGAAGAAATGGAAAAACCAATAATTGGGATTGCAAACTCATTTAATGAAATTATACCAGGACACGTTCATTTGAAAAACTTGGTGCAATCGGTAAAAGATGGAATTAGAATGGCCGGAGGAGTTCCGATGGAATTTAATACTATTGGGATTTGTGATGGACTTGCGATGAATCACATTGGGATGAAATATTCATTGGTTACAAGAAATATAATTGCAGATTCGATTGAGGCAGTTGCGATGGCTACTCCGTTTGATGCGATTGTATTTATGCCAAGCTGTGATAAAGTAGTGCCTGGAATGTTGATTGCGGCGGCAAGATTAAATATTCCTTCAATATTTGTAAGTGGAGGAGCTATGCTTGCGGGAGTTTATAAAGGTAAGAAAATTGGACTTAGTAATGTGTTTGAAGCGGTTGGAGCTTACAATACTGGGCAAATTACTAGAAAAGAATTAAATTCTGTAGAAGAAATGGCTTGTCCGACTTGTGGATCATGTGCAGGAATGTACACTGCAAATACTATGAACTGTTTGACAGAAGCACTTGGAATGGGACTTCCTGGAAATGGAACTGTCCCAGCGGTATTTTCAGAAAGAGCGAGACTTGCTAAAAAAGCAGGAATGCAAATTATGGAAGTTTTAAAAGCAGATTTAAGACCGAGCGACATTTTGACAAGAGAAGCGTTTGAAAATGCAGTTGCAGTGGATATGGCACTTGGAGGATCTTCTAATACAGCTCTGCATTTACCTGCGATTGCTCATGAAGCTGGAATTGACTTGACTTTAAGTAACTTTAATGAAATTGCGCAAAAAACTCGTCAAATTTGTAAATTATCGCCATCTGGAGAATACTTCATTGAAGACTTGTATAGAGCGGGTGGAGTTACTGGAGTTATGAAGAGATTGCTTGAAAATGAAAGATTGCATGGAGATGCGAAAACTGTAGCATTGCAAACACAAGGAGAATTGGCAAAAGATGCATTCATTAATGATGACGATGTAATCAAACCTTGGGATAAACCAGCGTATAAGACTGGAGGAATCGCTGTATTGAAAGGAAACTTGGCACCAGATGGATGCGTTGTTAAAGAAGGAGCGGTAGATCCAGAAATGTTACAGCATACAGGACCAGCGAAAGTATTTAACAGTGAAGAAGAAGCTGTCGAAGCGATTACAGGTGGAAAAATTGTAGCAGGAGATGTTGTGGTTATCAGATATGAAGGACCAAAAGGTGGACCTGGAATGAGAGAAATGCTATCGCCAACAGCTATGATCGCTGGAATGGGATTAGATAAAGATGTTGCTTTAATCACTGATGGAAGATTTTCAGGAGCGACAAGAGGTGCATCAATTGGGCACGTTTCGCCAGAAGCAGCTTCGGGTGGAAATATTGCGATAATTCAAGATGGAGATACTGTTGAAATTGATATTCCAAATAGAACAATAAATATTAAAATTTCAGATGAAGAAATTGAAGCTAGAAAAGCTAAATTGGAACCATTTAAACTTCAAGTTAAGGGATATTTGAAAAAATATGCTATGCACGTGTCTTCTGCGGATAGAGGAGCTATTGAAATATTAGATTAA
- a CDS encoding RNA-guided endonuclease TnpB family protein has translation MKYNLAFKYRIYPNKEQELLINKTFGCVRFIYNTILYTANKIYEETGKNKIITPASLKSENQFLKEVDSLALSNAQLNVKRSFTNFFQKRAKFPKFKSKKNNVKSYTTNCVNNSIRIGENKYLILPKLKRVKLKYHREIPKNYRIKSVTLTNSNGNYYVSVLIEFEKEIQKIPSNDKVIGLDFSMSKLFVSSENQRADYPRYFRMLEKKLKKLQKSLSRKVKFSKNWYKQKVKISKLHEYIKNCRRDFLHKLSKKLSEAYNAVVVEDLNMKGMSRALNFGKSVGDNGWGMFLRMVGYKLMFLGKQFLKIDKWFPSSKTCSKCGNVKEKLKLSERSYKCECCGIEIDRDYNAALNIKNIGKAMLEY, from the coding sequence ATGAAATATAATTTAGCATTCAAATACAGAATTTATCCAAATAAAGAGCAGGAATTGTTGATAAACAAGACTTTTGGATGTGTTCGTTTTATTTACAATACAATTTTGTACACTGCTAATAAAATTTATGAAGAAACTGGAAAAAATAAAATAATTACACCTGCCAGTTTGAAAAGTGAAAATCAATTTTTAAAAGAAGTAGACAGTCTGGCACTTTCAAATGCTCAATTGAATGTAAAACGATCGTTTACGAATTTTTTTCAAAAGAGAGCGAAATTTCCAAAGTTCAAATCTAAAAAGAATAATGTTAAAAGTTATACGACAAATTGTGTGAATAATTCGATACGAATTGGGGAAAACAAATATTTGATTTTGCCAAAATTGAAAAGAGTAAAATTAAAATATCATAGAGAAATACCAAAGAATTATAGAATAAAGTCGGTAACATTGACAAACAGTAATGGAAATTACTATGTTTCTGTTTTGATAGAATTTGAAAAAGAAATTCAAAAAATACCAAGTAATGATAAAGTAATTGGACTTGATTTTTCAATGTCTAAATTATTTGTCAGTTCTGAAAACCAAAGGGCTGATTATCCAAGATATTTTAGGATGTTGGAGAAAAAATTGAAAAAATTACAAAAATCATTATCAAGAAAAGTGAAATTTTCTAAAAATTGGTATAAGCAAAAAGTGAAAATATCAAAATTGCATGAATATATCAAAAATTGTCGAAGAGATTTTCTACATAAATTATCGAAAAAATTATCTGAAGCGTATAATGCTGTGGTTGTTGAGGATTTGAATATGAAAGGGATGAGCCGGGCATTAAATTTTGGGAAAAGTGTAGGAGATAATGGGTGGGGAATGTTTTTGAGGATGGTTGGGTATAAACTGATGTTTTTGGGAAAGCAATTTTTGAAGATAGATAAGTGGTTTCCATCGTCGAAAACTTGTAGTAAATGTGGAAATGTTAAAGAGAAACTGAAATTATCAGAAAGAAGTTATAAATGTGAGTGCTGTGGGATTGAAATTGATAGAGATTACAATGCGGCATTGAATATAAAAAACATTGGAAAAGCGATGTTGGAATATTAA
- a CDS encoding tetratricopeptide repeat protein yields MKKLLLVGAILVTGAISFADGKSDYEKAVKLAGENKVAEAVKVLENVAKGTDTSYAQKANLELGAYYLKDNKIAQAKPYLQAAWGNGQSTTPEAIEAARLLYLVGIQQKNKADAEKYIIWTDEKSGGNNADVVSSLIIFYFDNNEQSKGTARYNKAVQSANKDFVAEVNYNIGQYYLTKNNTAQAKSYLQKAYTGASDRVNGAGILLAELAMNEKNPAQAEKYLLEMNTAAKGKNAQILEILGTYYLQQNNPTKAEEYLTKTVALNPKNSAAKILLLGIYEVQNNTAKVNSIYSQLKSASPKVTNRQIGTYFGSVGAGSLAEKYLKKAITEDKDNNAKVVLGQVYAGQGKKDEAIKILQEAVNNKVNGAAEVLKQVQAMK; encoded by the coding sequence ATGAAAAAATTATTACTAGTAGGAGCCATTTTGGTCACAGGAGCTATCTCATTTGCTGATGGAAAATCAGATTATGAAAAAGCAGTAAAATTAGCTGGAGAAAATAAAGTAGCAGAAGCTGTAAAAGTGTTAGAAAATGTTGCAAAAGGAACTGACACTTCTTATGCACAAAAAGCAAATCTTGAATTAGGTGCATACTATTTAAAAGACAATAAAATAGCTCAAGCAAAGCCATATTTGCAAGCAGCTTGGGGAAATGGGCAATCAACAACTCCAGAAGCTATTGAAGCTGCAAGATTACTTTATCTTGTAGGAATTCAACAAAAAAACAAAGCTGATGCTGAAAAATATATTATCTGGACAGATGAAAAATCTGGTGGAAATAATGCCGATGTGGTATCAAGCTTAATTATTTTCTACTTTGATAATAATGAACAATCAAAAGGAACTGCAAGATATAACAAAGCTGTACAATCTGCAAACAAAGACTTCGTAGCTGAAGTTAATTACAACATTGGACAATATTATTTAACAAAAAATAATACTGCACAAGCTAAATCATATTTGCAAAAAGCATACACAGGAGCTTCTGATCGTGTAAATGGAGCAGGAATCTTATTAGCTGAACTTGCAATGAACGAAAAAAATCCAGCACAAGCTGAAAAATATTTATTAGAAATGAATACAGCTGCAAAAGGTAAAAATGCACAAATTCTTGAAATATTAGGAACTTATTATTTACAACAAAATAACCCAACAAAAGCTGAAGAATATTTAACAAAAACAGTAGCTTTGAATCCTAAAAACTCAGCTGCAAAAATATTACTTTTAGGAATTTACGAAGTACAAAATAATACAGCAAAAGTAAACTCAATTTACAGTCAATTAAAATCAGCTTCACCAAAAGTAACAAACAGACAAATTGGAACTTACTTTGGAAGCGTTGGTGCAGGATCATTAGCTGAAAAATACTTAAAGAAAGCAATAACTGAGGATAAAGATAATAATGCAAAAGTTGTTTTAGGACAAGTTTACGCAGGACAAGGTAAAAAAGATGAAGCAATCAAAATTTTACAAGAAGCTGTAAATAACAAAGTAAATGGAGCAGCAGAAGTTTTAAAACAAGTTCAAGCTATGAAATAG
- a CDS encoding alpha/beta hydrolase, producing MENDCESKILDIELTQEKIKSMVNITYSQPVSYFGKKIKLEMDILKPYKAEKYPAVLFVPGGSFAHSYKENYLQQRLEIAKAGYVVASIEYRTIPDGVFPQSVEDVKAAVRFLKANADEYGIDKERIAIMGESAGGYLVAMAGATNGTRDFDKGENLSENSDIKAVIDIYGVTEFGEEADFEIPDDVEEGYRATFLSVKFWLDDVRNNIEVTNPIPHISSKTPPFLLMHGDKDTLVPPVQTEKLHKALIERGIESTRYVIKGAGHSDEYWFQPEIIKIIIEFLDKKLKNKNF from the coding sequence ATGGAAAATGATTGTGAAAGTAAAATTTTAGATATTGAGCTGACACAGGAAAAGATAAAATCAATGGTAAATATTACTTATTCTCAGCCAGTCAGCTATTTTGGGAAAAAAATTAAATTGGAAATGGATATTTTGAAACCGTATAAGGCTGAGAAATATCCAGCAGTACTATTTGTTCCAGGTGGTTCATTTGCACATAGCTACAAGGAAAACTATTTGCAGCAAAGATTGGAAATTGCAAAGGCGGGTTATGTGGTTGCGAGTATAGAATATAGAACTATTCCTGATGGAGTGTTTCCACAAAGCGTGGAAGATGTGAAGGCGGCAGTAAGATTTTTGAAGGCAAATGCTGATGAATATGGCATAGATAAGGAAAGAATAGCTATAATGGGCGAATCAGCTGGAGGTTATCTGGTGGCAATGGCTGGTGCGACAAATGGAACTAGGGATTTTGACAAAGGGGAAAACTTATCTGAAAATAGCGATATAAAAGCAGTTATTGATATTTATGGCGTAACAGAATTTGGAGAAGAAGCGGATTTTGAAATTCCTGATGATGTTGAGGAAGGTTATAGAGCAACATTTTTATCAGTAAAATTTTGGTTAGATGACGTAAGAAACAATATAGAAGTAACAAATCCTATACCACATATTTCATCCAAAACTCCACCATTTCTGTTAATGCATGGAGACAAAGACACGTTAGTTCCTCCAGTTCAAACTGAAAAACTTCATAAGGCATTGATTGAAAGAGGGATAGAGTCAACGAGATACGTGATAAAGGGAGCAGGTCATTCCGATGAATATTGGTTTCAGCCTGAAATTATAAAGATAATAATAGAATTTTTAGATAAAAAATTAAAAAATAAAAATTTTTAA
- a CDS encoding S66 peptidase family protein — MRTIKINKILIISGLIGASLTLNAATYRPSKSSEINTRIRNAASPENTKNTTSDEIIIPKGLKPGDTIGLIAPANYTNENSNAEVEYLKSRGFNVVYGQSFYSKWYGFGGTDNVRAKDINDMFANPNINAIFAVRGGYGGIRIVDKINYDVIKKNPKIISGFSDNTTLLLAINEKTGLITFQGPMADNLKNIPPVTENAFNKAFMSNESYNLLDFDDTYSIMKNGRGSGKITGGNLSLVVATLGTDHEINTDGKILFLEETNEASYRIDRMLQQLRLAGKFDKLQGIILGDFKNPKQADPTDMTIDEVFYDNFGKLNIPIIKNFKSGHVRPFITVPIGAKAKIDTYNRQIIIEKATK; from the coding sequence GTGAGAACAATAAAAATAAATAAAATATTAATAATATCAGGATTAATTGGAGCTAGCCTAACATTAAATGCTGCAACATACAGACCATCAAAATCTTCAGAAATAAACACAAGAATAAGAAATGCTGCAAGTCCCGAAAATACCAAGAATACTACATCAGATGAAATTATTATTCCAAAAGGCTTAAAACCTGGTGATACAATCGGCTTAATTGCACCTGCAAACTACACCAACGAAAATAGTAATGCAGAAGTGGAATATTTAAAAAGCAGAGGATTTAACGTTGTTTATGGGCAATCATTTTATTCAAAGTGGTACGGATTTGGAGGCACTGACAATGTAAGGGCAAAAGATATAAACGATATGTTTGCAAATCCTAACATCAATGCTATTTTTGCTGTACGTGGAGGTTATGGTGGAATTAGAATTGTCGATAAGATAAATTATGATGTAATCAAAAAAAATCCAAAAATTATTTCGGGATTTAGTGATAATACGACATTACTTTTGGCAATTAATGAAAAAACAGGGCTTATAACATTTCAAGGACCTATGGCAGATAACTTAAAAAATATTCCTCCAGTTACAGAAAATGCTTTTAACAAAGCGTTTATGAGCAATGAATCATACAATTTGCTAGATTTTGATGACACATATTCAATCATGAAAAATGGACGTGGAAGTGGAAAAATTACTGGTGGAAATTTATCCTTGGTAGTTGCAACACTTGGAACAGATCATGAAATTAATACTGATGGAAAAATTCTTTTTCTGGAAGAAACAAATGAAGCCAGCTATCGTATAGATAGAATGTTACAGCAGCTTAGATTAGCTGGAAAATTCGATAAATTACAGGGAATTATACTTGGTGACTTTAAAAATCCAAAACAAGCGGATCCCACAGATATGACAATTGATGAAGTATTTTATGATAATTTTGGAAAATTGAATATTCCGATCATAAAAAATTTCAAGTCTGGACATGTAAGACCTTTTATAACTGTTCCAATTGGAGCAAAAGCTAAAATAGATACTTATAATCGACAAATTATTATAGAAAAAGCTACAAAATAA
- a CDS encoding tetratricopeptide repeat protein, with amino-acid sequence MKKILIFLLVLSNLSFATQNLPVNSKEIEKIIDETFENIDRGNTQKAVAILKKKISEDPSKIIYKAVLGLIYDRLGKKNEAEKEFNEAVKLQEKYPFIAEDGEKYDIRFMIGMLYGLTADYTNALKWLNQVNEKEYNEMFKDEIWLKDFLLGIFNYNNDNPEEAKKYFLKSYIYDEDGSSENILGMIYLDEGNQKEAQKWLLASANKGSLGGQGNLGSLYYQLGDKKMALEWLQKALETAKKEKNSEQIKEIQETIKEVKNSQK; translated from the coding sequence ATGAAAAAAATCTTGATTTTTCTCTTAGTTTTGTCTAATTTATCTTTTGCAACACAAAATTTACCTGTAAATTCAAAAGAAATTGAAAAGATAATTGATGAAACTTTTGAAAATATTGATAGAGGAAATACTCAAAAAGCTGTGGCAATATTAAAAAAGAAAATATCAGAAGATCCTTCAAAAATTATATATAAAGCAGTATTAGGATTAATTTATGATCGGTTAGGAAAAAAGAATGAGGCTGAAAAGGAATTTAATGAAGCTGTAAAATTACAGGAGAAATATCCTTTTATTGCTGAAGATGGTGAAAAATATGATATACGATTTATGATTGGAATGTTGTATGGTTTAACGGCAGATTATACAAATGCATTAAAATGGTTAAATCAAGTTAATGAGAAAGAATATAATGAAATGTTTAAAGATGAGATATGGTTGAAGGATTTTCTTCTTGGGATTTTTAATTATAATAATGATAATCCTGAAGAAGCAAAAAAATATTTTTTGAAATCATATATTTATGATGAAGACGGGTCTTCAGAAAATATCTTAGGAATGATTTATTTGGATGAGGGAAATCAAAAGGAAGCACAAAAATGGTTATTAGCTTCGGCAAATAAAGGAAGTTTAGGAGGTCAAGGTAATTTAGGCAGTCTTTATTATCAGCTGGGAGATAAAAAAATGGCATTAGAGTGGCTTCAAAAAGCCCTTGAAACAGCAAAAAAAGAGAAAAATAGCGAGCAAATAAAGGAAATACAGGAAACTATTAAAGAAGTTAAGAATAGTCAAAAATAA
- a CDS encoding tetratricopeptide repeat protein, with product MKKYLILLVLIANLGLGIQSFSAMTRQERENLEKQISEAYDKDDQKKLLPLVTKYVNEFPDNADYLNKLGVLYDNLDNYSEAEKYYLKAIERGNYNAISNLAYVYYEKEEYGKALKYYKEYQKIADNTDNYFWIGASYAELEDYKNAKEWFLKVTKFEKDGSSENRLGLIAENEGNQKEALKWYLASIQKGNLWAYDNLAVLYVDLGDYDNAEKLVKKGMELAKNSDDEDLKKEFRETLDTIQAKR from the coding sequence ATGAAAAAATATTTGATTTTATTAGTATTAATTGCAAATTTAGGATTGGGAATTCAAAGTTTTTCAGCAATGACAAGACAAGAAAGGGAAAATTTAGAAAAGCAGATAAGTGAGGCTTATGATAAGGATGATCAAAAGAAATTATTACCTTTGGTTACTAAATATGTGAATGAGTTTCCAGATAATGCAGATTATTTGAATAAATTGGGAGTTTTATATGATAATTTAGATAATTATTCAGAAGCTGAAAAATATTATTTGAAGGCTATTGAAAGAGGGAATTATAATGCAATTTCAAATTTGGCCTATGTTTACTATGAAAAGGAGGAATATGGGAAAGCTCTAAAATATTATAAGGAATACCAGAAAATAGCAGATAACACTGATAATTATTTTTGGATTGGAGCATCTTATGCAGAACTGGAAGATTACAAAAATGCAAAGGAATGGTTTTTGAAGGTGACAAAATTTGAAAAGGATGGGTCTTCAGAAAATAGATTGGGATTAATAGCTGAAAATGAAGGAAATCAAAAGGAAGCGTTAAAATGGTATTTGGCGTCAATTCAAAAAGGGAATTTGTGGGCCTATGATAATTTGGCAGTTTTGTATGTCGATTTGGGAGATTATGATAATGCGGAAAAATTGGTAAAAAAAGGTATGGAGTTGGCTAAAAATTCAGATGATGAAGATTTGAAAAAGGAATTTAGAGAAACACTTGATACAATTCAAGCAAAAAGATAA
- the ilvA gene encoding threonine ammonia-lyase, with the protein MHKLYDFMEARERLNTVITKTKLIYSNIFSNETGNDVYIKPENLQRTGAFKIRGAYNKIAKLTEEEKKRGVIAASAGNHAQGVALAAQKLGIKAVIVMPKHTPLIKVEATKRYGADVILTGEVYDEAYEYAKKLQEKEGYTFVHPFDDEDVIEGQGTIALEVLDELPNADIILVPIGGGGLISGIASAAKLKNPLIKIIGVEPEGAASALEARKNKHVVELAEANTIADGTAVKKIGEITFDYIEKYVDDIVTVSDYELMAAFLILVEKHKIVAENSGILSVAGLKKLNVKGKKIISIISGGNIDVLTISSMINKGLIARGRIFTFAVDLPDKPGQLVAVSQILSKQNANVIRLEHNQFKNLDRFHEVELQVTVETNGEEHINKITEEFKKRGYRIKRLNSQAIIDD; encoded by the coding sequence TTGCATAAACTATATGATTTTATGGAAGCAAGGGAAAGGTTAAATACTGTGATTACTAAAACTAAATTGATTTATAGCAACATTTTTTCCAATGAAACTGGAAACGATGTCTATATCAAACCAGAAAACTTGCAAAGAACGGGAGCATTCAAAATAAGAGGTGCTTATAATAAGATTGCAAAATTGACGGAAGAGGAGAAAAAAAGAGGAGTAATTGCAGCATCGGCGGGAAATCACGCGCAAGGAGTGGCATTAGCTGCTCAAAAATTGGGAATAAAGGCTGTAATTGTTATGCCTAAACATACGCCACTGATTAAGGTTGAAGCGACTAAAAGATACGGTGCGGATGTGATTTTGACTGGGGAAGTTTATGACGAGGCTTACGAGTATGCGAAAAAATTGCAGGAAAAAGAAGGGTATACTTTTGTACATCCATTTGATGACGAAGATGTGATTGAAGGGCAAGGGACAATTGCTCTGGAAGTTTTGGATGAGTTGCCTAATGCGGATATAATTTTGGTGCCAATTGGTGGCGGAGGACTGATTTCAGGGATTGCTTCGGCTGCAAAATTGAAAAATCCACTAATAAAAATAATTGGTGTTGAGCCAGAAGGTGCGGCAAGTGCACTAGAAGCTAGGAAAAATAAACATGTAGTTGAATTGGCTGAAGCGAATACAATTGCAGATGGAACGGCTGTGAAAAAAATTGGTGAAATTACATTTGATTACATTGAAAAATATGTAGATGATATAGTTACTGTATCTGATTATGAGTTGATGGCAGCGTTTTTAATTTTGGTTGAAAAACATAAAATTGTTGCAGAAAATTCAGGAATTTTGTCGGTGGCAGGATTAAAAAAATTAAATGTCAAAGGCAAAAAAATAATTTCAATAATAAGTGGTGGTAATATAGATGTATTAACTATTTCATCTATGATTAATAAAGGACTGATAGCCAGAGGAAGAATTTTTACGTTTGCAGTAGATTTGCCTGATAAACCAGGGCAATTGGTGGCTGTGTCGCAAATTCTGTCGAAGCAAAATGCGAATGTAATAAGACTGGAACATAATCAGTTCAAAAATCTGGACAGATTTCACGAGGTTGAATTACAAGTTACGGTTGAAACTAATGGAGAAGAGCATATAAATAAAATAACAGAAGAGTTTAAGAAAAGAGGATATAGAATAAAAAGATTGAATTCTCAAGCGATAATAGATGATTAA
- the dapD gene encoding 2,3,4,5-tetrahydropyridine-2,6-dicarboxylate N-acetyltransferase, with translation MTELEKSKAIIQYIADAKKTTPVELYTDEEIKNVYSCKVIGKEGLKIVFGDWEEIDKIIKENNLTNYYLKNDRRNSGVPMLDIKNINARIEPGVFIRDKVSIGDRAVIMMGAVINIGAEIGEGTMIDMNVVLGGRAKVGKNCHIGAGAVLAGVIEPPSADPVIIEDDVVVGANAVVLEGVRIGKGSVVAAGAIVTENVPEGVVVAGTPARIIKGVDAKTASKTELVDALRNI, from the coding sequence ATGACAGAATTAGAAAAATCAAAAGCAATTATTCAATATATTGCTGATGCAAAAAAAACTACGCCTGTGGAACTTTATACAGATGAAGAAATAAAAAATGTTTATTCTTGCAAAGTTATTGGAAAAGAAGGTCTGAAAATAGTTTTTGGGGATTGGGAAGAAATTGATAAGATTATTAAAGAAAATAATCTAACTAATTATTATCTAAAAAATGACAGAAGAAATTCTGGTGTGCCTATGCTTGACATTAAAAATATTAATGCAAGAATTGAACCAGGAGTATTTATCCGTGATAAGGTAAGTATCGGAGATAGAGCAGTTATTATGATGGGAGCAGTTATAAATATCGGTGCTGAAATTGGTGAAGGAACAATGATTGATATGAACGTTGTTCTTGGTGGACGTGCAAAAGTTGGGAAAAATTGCCATATAGGTGCAGGAGCGGTGCTTGCAGGAGTTATTGAGCCACCTTCAGCTGATCCTGTAATTATTGAAGATGATGTTGTTGTAGGAGCAAATGCAGTTGTATTAGAAGGTGTAAGAATTGGAAAAGGATCTGTTGTTGCAGCAGGTGCAATTGTAACTGAAAATGTACCTGAAGGTGTAGTTGTGGCTGGGACACCTGCGAGAATTATAAAAGGTGTAGATGCTAAAACTGCTTCAAAAACAGAATTAGTTGATGCTTTAAGAAATATTTAG